The proteins below are encoded in one region of Aeromonas veronii:
- a CDS encoding KpsF/GutQ family sugar-phosphate isomerase, whose translation MSVKSEKVSELFDFRRSARAVLDIEKQAIDGLYQYLDEHFVKACEMVLRCGGKIVVTGMGKSGHVGNKIAATLASTGTPAFFLHPGEASHGDLGMISAGDLIIAISNSGESDEILALLPVLKRRGIPLICMTGNPASTMAKEANVHLCIRVEQEACPLGLAPTSSTTATLVMGDALAVALLEARGFTADDFALSHPGGSLGKRLLLRVGDLMHGGELLPKVGIDATISQALLEVSRKGLGMTAVVDELGQLAGLFTDGDLRRILDLQVDIHHTSIAKVMTVNCVTVGPEMMAAEAVKLMETRKINGLLVVDGERRPLGAFNMHDLLKAGVI comes from the coding sequence GTACCTCGACGAGCACTTCGTGAAGGCGTGCGAGATGGTGCTGCGCTGCGGCGGCAAGATAGTGGTCACCGGCATGGGCAAGTCGGGCCATGTGGGCAACAAGATAGCCGCGACCCTGGCCAGCACGGGCACGCCCGCCTTCTTCCTGCACCCGGGTGAGGCCAGCCACGGCGATCTCGGGATGATCTCCGCCGGGGATCTCATCATCGCCATCTCCAACTCCGGCGAGAGTGACGAGATCCTGGCCCTGCTGCCGGTACTCAAGCGTCGCGGCATCCCGCTCATCTGCATGACCGGCAACCCGGCCTCGACCATGGCCAAGGAAGCCAACGTGCACCTGTGCATCCGGGTCGAGCAGGAGGCCTGCCCCCTCGGTCTGGCCCCCACGTCCAGCACCACGGCGACCCTGGTGATGGGAGATGCCCTGGCGGTGGCCTTGCTGGAGGCCCGCGGCTTCACCGCCGACGACTTCGCGCTGTCTCATCCGGGCGGTTCCCTCGGCAAGCGGCTGCTGCTGCGGGTCGGCGATCTGATGCACGGTGGCGAGCTGTTGCCCAAGGTCGGGATCGATGCCACCATCAGCCAGGCCCTGCTGGAAGTGAGCCGCAAGGGGCTCGGCATGACGGCGGTGGTGGATGAGCTGGGCCAGCTGGCCGGTCTCTTCACCGATGGCGACCTGCGCCGGATCCTGGATTTGCAGGTGGACATCCATCACACCTCTATCGCCAAGGTGATGACGGTCAACTGTGTTACCGTAGGGCCAGAGATGATGGCGGCCGAGGCCGTCAAGCTGATGGAAACCAGAAAGATTAACGGATTGCTGGTGGTGGATGGGGAGCGGCGGCCGCTGGGTGCCTTCAACATGCACGACCTGCTGAAAGCCGGGGTGATTTGA
- the kdsC gene encoding 3-deoxy-manno-octulosonate-8-phosphatase KdsC yields MQDVPTLYGPVTRSQFEKAAQIRLLVCDVDGVLSNGFIYMGNNGEELKTFCTRDGAGMRALLNAGLEIAIITGRNSRIVSDRMKSLGVQHLVQGADQKLPHFEALLAKLGLDASQAAYMGDDTIDLPVMQACGLGIAVADAHPRVLACADLVTRLGGGVGAVREVCDLILQAQGLADELPEASR; encoded by the coding sequence ATGCAAGATGTACCGACCCTCTATGGTCCGGTGACGCGCAGCCAGTTCGAGAAGGCGGCGCAGATCCGCCTGCTGGTGTGCGATGTGGACGGGGTGCTCTCCAACGGCTTCATCTACATGGGAAATAACGGCGAAGAGCTGAAGACCTTCTGCACCCGGGACGGGGCAGGCATGCGTGCCCTGCTCAATGCCGGGCTGGAGATTGCCATCATCACCGGGCGCAATTCCCGCATCGTCAGCGATCGGATGAAGAGCCTGGGGGTGCAGCACCTGGTGCAGGGGGCGGATCAGAAGCTGCCCCATTTCGAGGCCCTGCTGGCCAAGCTGGGGCTCGATGCCTCCCAGGCGGCCTATATGGGGGATGACACCATCGATCTGCCGGTGATGCAGGCCTGCGGCCTCGGCATCGCAGTGGCAGATGCTCACCCGCGGGTATTGGCCTGTGCCGACCTGGTCACCCGGCTGGGGGGGGGCGTCGGGGCGGTGCGGGAGGTGTGCGATCTGATCCTGCAAGCCCAGGGGCTCGCCGATGAGTTGCCCGAGGCGTCGCGATGA
- the lptC gene encoding LPS export ABC transporter periplasmic protein LptC, producing MKQTILFFLLFLAALAAWQLGDIDLAPDSTTKVENYQPDFTARNLVTTRFDEQGKRTERLESEFAEYFQILEQATFNKPVIYLYDDKGEAEWKVTAETGVLNTDDNVILRDKVHLDGLLPTSFISSMDTQYLEMDMVTQDVRSNQHIRIQGQEFQTEGVGLKGHLERKYFELLDKGHAIYFNEKR from the coding sequence ATGAAGCAGACTATTCTGTTCTTCCTGCTTTTCCTGGCGGCATTGGCTGCCTGGCAGCTGGGTGACATCGACTTGGCCCCGGATTCCACCACCAAGGTAGAGAATTATCAGCCCGATTTCACCGCCAGGAATCTGGTCACCACCCGCTTTGACGAGCAGGGCAAGCGGACCGAGCGGCTGGAGTCGGAGTTTGCCGAGTATTTCCAGATCCTCGAGCAGGCGACCTTCAACAAGCCGGTCATCTACCTGTACGACGACAAGGGTGAGGCCGAGTGGAAGGTGACGGCGGAGACCGGCGTACTCAATACCGATGACAACGTGATCCTGCGGGACAAGGTGCATCTGGATGGCCTGTTGCCGACCTCCTTCATCTCCAGCATGGATACCCAGTATCTGGAGATGGACATGGTGACTCAGGACGTGAGAAGCAACCAGCACATCCGCATTCAGGGCCAGGAATTCCAGACCGAGGGCGTAGGCCTCAAGGGTCACCTGGAACGTAAATATTTCGAATTACTGGATAAAGGCCATGCCATTTATTTCAATGAAAAACGCTAA
- the lptA gene encoding lipopolysaccharide transport periplasmic protein LptA: protein MKNANLVLVALLLCGAANAKESDFTEKVYVDAVKQVAEMQDNRVTFSEDVIITQGTIKIKADKVVVIRSGEKGAEVMTAYGSPATFFQILDNGKPVNAHGNSIRYELKNRLVTITGNGQLKQEDSQVNGDLIRYDIVKQKMIAESKGPTQRVKTVFLPDQVENFDKPAEQKK, encoded by the coding sequence ATGAAAAACGCTAATCTGGTCCTCGTGGCCCTGCTGCTGTGCGGCGCGGCCAACGCCAAAGAGTCCGACTTCACCGAAAAGGTCTATGTGGACGCGGTCAAGCAGGTGGCCGAGATGCAGGACAACCGTGTCACCTTCAGCGAAGACGTCATCATCACCCAGGGCACCATCAAGATTAAGGCCGACAAGGTGGTGGTGATCCGCTCCGGCGAGAAGGGTGCCGAGGTGATGACCGCCTATGGCAGCCCGGCCACCTTCTTCCAGATCCTGGACAACGGCAAGCCGGTCAACGCCCATGGCAACAGCATCCGTTACGAGCTGAAGAACCGTCTGGTGACCATCACCGGCAACGGCCAGCTCAAGCAGGAAGACAGCCAGGTCAATGGCGACCTCATCCGCTACGACATCGTCAAACAGAAGATGATCGCCGAGAGCAAGGGGCCGACCCAGCGCGTCAAGACGGTGTTCCTGCCGGATCAGGTCGAGAATTTCGACAAGCCCGCCGAACAGAAGAAGTAG
- the lptB gene encoding LPS export ABC transporter ATP-binding protein has translation MAVLKAVGLQKSYKRRMVVSDVSLEVGTGQIVGLLGPNGAGKTTSFYMIVGLVQRDAGLITIDDQDISLQPMHIRARNGIGYLPQEASIFRRLSVFDNLMGVMQTRKGLSSEEREDKVEQLLEEFNITHIRDSLGQSLSGGERRRVEIARALAAEPRFILLDEPFAGVDPISVIDIKKIIQHLKERGLGVLITDHNVRETLDVCEKAYIVSHGKMIAEGAPVDILADEQVKRVYLGDQFSL, from the coding sequence ATGGCAGTGTTAAAAGCAGTGGGCTTGCAGAAGAGCTACAAGCGTCGCATGGTGGTCAGTGACGTCAGCCTGGAAGTGGGCACCGGCCAGATCGTGGGGCTGCTTGGCCCGAACGGAGCTGGCAAGACCACCTCCTTCTACATGATAGTGGGGCTGGTGCAGCGGGATGCCGGGCTCATCACCATCGACGATCAGGATATCAGCCTGCAGCCCATGCACATCCGTGCGCGCAACGGCATCGGTTACCTGCCTCAGGAAGCCTCCATCTTCCGCCGTCTGTCGGTGTTCGACAACCTGATGGGGGTCATGCAGACCCGCAAGGGACTGAGCAGCGAGGAGCGGGAGGACAAGGTCGAGCAACTGCTGGAAGAGTTCAACATCACCCACATCCGTGACAGCCTGGGTCAGAGCCTGTCAGGGGGGGAGCGCCGCCGGGTCGAGATCGCCCGGGCGCTGGCGGCAGAGCCGAGATTTATTCTGCTGGATGAGCCTTTTGCAGGGGTTGATCCCATTTCTGTCATCGATATCAAAAAGATCATCCAGCATCTGAAGGAACGTGGGCTGGGTGTGCTGATCACCGATCACAACGTTCGCGAGACCCTGGATGTGTGTGAGAAGGCCTATATTGTCAGCCACGGCAAGATGATTGCCGAGGGCGCACCGGTGGATATCCTCGCCGATGAGCAGGTCAAGCGCGTCTATTTGGGCGATCAATTCAGTCTATAG